A window of the Phaseolus vulgaris cultivar G19833 chromosome 5, P. vulgaris v2.0, whole genome shotgun sequence genome harbors these coding sequences:
- the LOC137835300 gene encoding NAC domain-containing protein 72-like codes for MGVPEKDPLAQLSLPPGFRFYPTDEELLVQYLCRKVAGHHFSLPIIAEIDLYKFDPWVLPSKAIFGEKEWYFFSPRDRKYPNGSRPNRVAGSGYWKATGTDKIITTEGRKVGIKKALVFYVGKAPKGTKTNWIMHEYRLLDSSRKTTGTKLDDWVLCRIYKKNSSAQKAVQNGVVSSREHTQYSNGSSSSSSSHLDDVLESLPTIDERCFMMPRAHTVQQQHEEKVNIENLGAGGLVDWANPAVLNPVGDFVSGNNQVVQEHTQGMVNYSGCNDLYVPTFCHVESALPQKMEEEVQSGVRNQNSNNSWFLQNDFTQGFQNSVDTCGFKFPVQPVGFGFRH; via the exons ATGGGAGTTCCAGAGAAAGACCCTCTTGCCCAGCTGAGTCTACCTCCTGGTTTTCGATTCTACCCCACCGACGAGGAGCTTCTCGTTCAGTATCTCTGCCGCAAGGTCGCCGGCCACCATTTCTCTCTCCCAATCATTGCTGAAATTGATTTGTACAAGTTCGACCCATGGGTTCTTCCAA GCAAGGCGATTTTCGGGGAGAAAGAGTGGTACTTTTTCAGCCCTCGAGACAGGAAGTACCCAAACGGGTCTCGACCCAACAGAGTAGCCGGGTCGGGTTATTGGAAAGCCACCGGAACCGACAAGATCATCACCACCGAAGGTAGAAAAGTGGGCATAAAAAAAGCCCTGGTTTTTTACGTTGGCAAAGCTCCGAAAGGCACCAAAACCAATTGGATCATGCACGAGTATCGGCTTCTTGATTCTTCCCGAAAGACCACTGGTACCAAG CTGGATGATTGGGTTCTGTGTCGTATATACAAGAAGAACTCGAGTGCACAGAAGGCGGTGCAAAACGGCGTCGTTTCGAGCAGGGAACACACCCAATACAGCAACGGTTCCTCGTCGTCGTCATCGTCCCATCTGGACGACGTTCTGGAATCGCTGCCAACGATCGACGAACGGTGTTTCATGATGCCACGTGCTCACACGGTGCAGCAACAGCATGAGGAGAAGGTGAACATTGAGAACCTGGGTGCGGGTGGGTTGGTGGATTGGGCGAACCCTGCGGTTCTGAATCCGGTGGGTGATTTCGTTTCGGGGAATAATCAAGTGGTGCAGGAGCATACTCAGGGGATGGTGAACTACAGCGGGTGCAATGACCTTTATGTTCCAACCTTCTGCCACGTGGAGTCTGCGCTTCCGCAAAAGATGGAGGAAGAGGTGCAAAGCGGCGTGAGAAACCAAAACAGTAATAACTCGTGGTTTCTTCAGAACGATTTTACGCAGGGGTTTCAGAACTCGGTGGACACGTGTGGGTTTAAGTTCCCGGTTCAGCCGGTGGGATTCGGGTTCAGGCATTGA